A part of Pseudoalteromonas arctica A 37-1-2 genomic DNA contains:
- a CDS encoding class 1 fructose-bisphosphatase: MRRLPPVLLEDGCSRELLSLIRTILAACKEISFRVGQGALSGVLGSTLDENIQGETQKKLDVLSNQLLKDILLESGTVKAIASEEEDYTVAGNPDAKFIVAFDPLDGSSNTDINSLVGTIFSIMEAPEGSDAADESIFMQPGHKQVAAGYVLYGPSTMLALTTGKGTRMFTLDKTQGSFLLTQDFADIPADTNEFAINTSNQRHWQPAMQNYINDLLAGDTGPRAKNFNMRWIAAMVGDVHRVLSRGGLFTYPTDTKDPKKPNKLRLLYEANPMAMLVEQAGGIASTGTERIMDIQPDAIHQRVAVILGSKNEVETCLGYHK; encoded by the coding sequence ATGCGTAGACTCCCTCCAGTATTACTAGAAGATGGTTGTTCAAGAGAACTTTTATCATTAATTCGAACAATTTTAGCGGCATGTAAAGAAATTTCGTTTCGCGTTGGTCAAGGCGCGCTTTCTGGCGTATTAGGCTCAACCCTTGATGAAAACATTCAAGGTGAAACTCAAAAAAAGCTCGATGTATTATCTAATCAGCTGTTAAAAGATATTTTACTGGAATCAGGTACGGTTAAAGCAATCGCCTCTGAAGAAGAAGACTACACAGTAGCAGGTAACCCAGACGCTAAATTTATAGTGGCATTTGATCCACTCGATGGCTCGTCAAATACCGATATTAACTCGCTTGTCGGTACTATATTTTCCATTATGGAAGCGCCTGAAGGTTCTGACGCCGCTGACGAAAGCATTTTTATGCAGCCAGGTCATAAGCAAGTTGCAGCAGGTTACGTACTTTACGGCCCGTCAACAATGCTTGCGCTGACTACAGGTAAAGGCACGCGTATGTTTACCCTTGATAAAACACAAGGCAGCTTTTTACTTACACAAGATTTTGCTGATATTCCTGCTGATACAAACGAATTTGCCATTAATACGTCTAACCAACGCCATTGGCAACCAGCGATGCAAAACTATATCAATGATTTGCTAGCAGGCGATACAGGCCCGCGCGCTAAAAACTTTAATATGCGCTGGATTGCAGCAATGGTGGGCGATGTGCATCGTGTACTTAGCCGTGGTGGTTTATTTACTTACCCTACCGACACCAAAGATCCTAAAAAGCCAAATAAATTACGCCTACTTTACGAAGCAAATCCAATGGCTATGTTAGTAGAGCAAGCTGGCGGTATCGCATCAACCGGTACCGAACGTATTATGGATATTCAGCCTGATGCAATCCACCAGCGTGTAGCCGTTATTTTAGGTTCTAAAAACGAAGTAGAAACGTGCTTGGGATATCATAAATAA
- a CDS encoding DUF5522 domain-containing protein, whose product MTQLNCTQCHSTLTCNVDDISACWCNELPAILPLDITATSCLCRKCTLNKINTFLEGVYTQPIKTQIDFAKQFRGNDNLIEGLDYSMQSGYMIFSKWFFLKRGSCCKNGCKNCPYGFRK is encoded by the coding sequence ATGACTCAACTTAACTGCACTCAATGCCACAGTACTCTAACGTGTAATGTAGACGATATATCAGCGTGTTGGTGCAATGAGCTGCCAGCTATTTTACCGCTTGATATCACAGCAACAAGTTGTTTATGCCGCAAGTGCACGCTTAATAAAATAAATACTTTTTTAGAGGGTGTTTATACACAACCTATTAAAACCCAAATAGACTTTGCAAAGCAATTTAGAGGTAACGACAATTTAATTGAAGGGCTCGACTACAGCATGCAAAGTGGTTACATGATTTTTAGTAAGTGGTTTTTTTTAAAGCGTGGTTCGTGCTGCAAAAATGGTTGTAAAAACTGCCCTTATGGTTTTAGAAAGTAA
- a CDS encoding sulfurtransferase gives MKNLITYQQLQAQLNNPALVIFDAGMLRPGVLGAYSPQAMLPSAKRFDIKNELADRSNPLPSMVCSEQQFTHVMQNAGVNNDSFIVVYEDGGLFSAARAWWMFKAMGHHNVKVLSGGLKKWLESDYATQQGYSKASGKGDFTANYNSAYFINSQQVVDVIDEPSTALLDARAYKRFTGEESEPRKGMRSGHIPNSRSLPFMDLLNKGEAKPLTEIKAIFNDVVGDAQQLQFSCGSGITACVLALFATECGYSNLSVFDGSWSEWGASDSLPIATGEK, from the coding sequence ATGAAAAACCTTATCACCTACCAACAACTGCAGGCACAACTCAACAACCCTGCATTAGTGATATTTGATGCAGGTATGCTGCGCCCAGGTGTTTTGGGTGCTTATTCGCCTCAAGCAATGCTGCCTAGCGCTAAACGTTTTGACATAAAAAACGAATTGGCCGATAGATCAAATCCCTTACCAAGTATGGTATGCAGCGAGCAGCAGTTTACCCACGTGATGCAAAATGCAGGTGTAAATAACGACTCGTTTATAGTTGTATACGAAGATGGCGGTTTATTTAGCGCAGCAAGAGCGTGGTGGATGTTTAAAGCTATGGGGCATCACAATGTTAAAGTACTCAGTGGTGGCCTTAAAAAGTGGTTAGAGAGCGATTACGCCACACAACAAGGTTATAGCAAAGCGTCAGGTAAAGGTGATTTTACGGCAAACTATAACTCTGCGTATTTTATTAATAGCCAACAAGTGGTTGACGTAATCGATGAGCCCAGCACTGCATTGCTAGATGCACGTGCTTATAAGCGTTTTACAGGCGAAGAAAGTGAACCCCGAAAAGGCATGCGTAGCGGGCATATCCCAAATAGTCGCTCGTTACCTTTTATGGATTTACTTAATAAAGGTGAAGCAAAACCACTTACTGAAATTAAAGCGATATTTAATGACGTGGTCGGGGATGCACAGCAGCTACAATTTAGCTGTGGCTCAGGTATTACAGCCTGTGTTTTAGCGTTATTTGCTACTGAATGTGGTTACAGTAATTTAAGTGTTTTTGATGGCTCGTGGAGTGAGTGGGGCGCAAGTGATTCATTGCCCATCGCCACGGGAGAAAAGTAG
- a CDS encoding glycosyltransferase family 9 protein, producing MTLPINKKITGTILVIHPKFIGDAVNNTTAISLLRELYPNNKIIVLVNPLLAPIFKRDDRFNLTVMIDERHDKKQKKSIFYQAKKIKEHNVQLAIIMKSAFSDALLCTLANIKYKIGYKKNGRSWLLSHKYKINNNHHYINRYCRLVNEPHNQPFTTSPSTYVFSKRSKLIKADRNKPTIAVYYGGLVKKYRHYPSSQAFQSLALINQTLPSHFVLVGDNQEITDNAKISTDLIENSIDFQDLTGKTTLTELVDIIASVDLLITIDSGAMHIAAATKTAFVAVVGLGTSPWSIVEPKCENKISLVANGSSLNDAEIIKEISPEKIVEAAFSLLKNKITFL from the coding sequence ATGACCTTACCTATAAATAAAAAAATAACAGGTACAATTTTAGTCATTCATCCAAAGTTTATTGGTGATGCAGTTAATAATACGACCGCAATATCGCTTTTAAGAGAACTCTACCCTAACAATAAAATAATTGTCCTAGTTAACCCTCTTTTAGCTCCCATATTTAAACGTGATGACCGCTTTAATTTGACGGTTATGATTGACGAGCGTCATGATAAAAAGCAAAAAAAATCTATTTTTTATCAAGCAAAAAAAATAAAAGAGCACAATGTTCAACTAGCCATAATTATGAAAAGTGCCTTTTCTGACGCTTTACTCTGCACTCTAGCAAATATAAAATATAAAATAGGTTATAAAAAGAATGGACGTTCTTGGCTGCTAAGCCACAAATACAAGATTAATAATAATCACCACTACATAAATAGATATTGCCGCTTAGTAAATGAACCACATAACCAACCATTTACTACATCCCCTTCAACTTACGTTTTTAGTAAAAGAAGTAAATTAATTAAAGCTGATCGTAATAAACCTACGATTGCAGTTTATTATGGTGGTTTAGTAAAAAAGTATAGACACTATCCATCATCTCAAGCGTTTCAATCGTTAGCTCTTATAAACCAAACATTACCGTCTCATTTTGTACTGGTTGGGGACAACCAAGAGATAACAGACAATGCAAAAATATCTACAGATTTAATAGAGAATAGTATTGATTTCCAAGACCTAACTGGTAAAACAACACTGACCGAACTTGTCGATATAATTGCCAGTGTAGATTTATTAATTACGATCGATTCCGGTGCAATGCATATAGCTGCTGCAACAAAAACAGCATTCGTTGCTGTAGTTGGTTTAGGAACTTCACCCTGGAGTATTGTAGAACCTAAGTGCGAGAACAAAATATCTCTAGTTGCCAATGGCAGTAGTTTAAATGATGCTGAAATAATTAAAGAAATTTCACCAGAAAAAATAGTTGAAGCTGCATTTTCTTTACTAAAAAATAAAATTACATTTTTATGA
- a CDS encoding group I truncated hemoglobin, with amino-acid sequence MKSVGIFIVCVGLLCSCASSTQLSLYQKLDGKAGIGRIVDSFIYQIGNDEQIIHYFEHSNIAYFRQGFITHMCMLVEGPCTYDGDSMVAIHTGMHITEKDFNHVVDLLINAMNEQNVSHSLQNDILSRMAPLRDEIIKM; translated from the coding sequence ATGAAAAGCGTTGGTATTTTTATAGTATGCGTAGGATTGCTTTGTAGTTGTGCTAGCTCAACGCAATTATCGCTTTATCAAAAGCTGGATGGTAAAGCGGGGATAGGCAGAATTGTTGATAGCTTTATCTATCAAATAGGTAATGACGAGCAGATAATTCATTACTTTGAACACAGTAATATAGCGTACTTTCGCCAAGGGTTTATTACTCATATGTGCATGTTAGTAGAAGGCCCATGTACATACGATGGCGACTCTATGGTGGCTATTCATACTGGTATGCATATTACAGAGAAAGATTTTAATCATGTTGTTGATTTGCTTATAAATGCAATGAATGAGCAAAATGTTAGCCATAGTTTACAAAACGATATTCTTTCTAGAATGGCGCCACTTCGTGATGAAATCATAAAAATGTAA
- a CDS encoding DUF3034 family protein — MKKIKYLLASLFLIISVPSIASNGKLLATPGVSQIEGSGGGGIVPWAQLAGYASDDEFSINGFCSRADVTDYTLDVCGAQLNLFNRVELSYAQQRFDVPALDAEIEQSITGAKIRLYGDIVYSDWPQLSLGIQHKSLDDGSIATLVGAEDTSGTDYYLAASKLHLGAIAGYNWFWNVTTRYSEANQLGLLGYGGENGSGKVLFEGSTALFFSREVAVGVEYRQKSNNLNLGEQDWKDLFVAWMPNKHVSVTVAYLDLGSIAGADDQTGWYLSVTGYW; from the coding sequence ATGAAAAAAATTAAATACTTATTAGCAAGTTTGTTTTTAATAATTAGTGTACCGAGCATTGCAAGCAATGGAAAACTGCTAGCTACGCCGGGAGTTTCTCAAATTGAAGGCAGTGGCGGCGGTGGTATTGTACCGTGGGCACAACTTGCTGGGTACGCAAGTGATGATGAATTTTCGATAAATGGCTTTTGTAGCCGCGCAGATGTAACCGACTACACACTTGACGTATGTGGTGCACAACTTAATTTATTTAATCGTGTTGAGCTCAGTTATGCCCAACAGCGCTTTGATGTACCAGCACTTGATGCTGAAATAGAGCAATCAATTACAGGTGCTAAAATACGTTTATATGGCGATATTGTTTACAGTGATTGGCCACAGCTTAGCTTAGGTATTCAGCATAAATCACTGGATGATGGCAGTATTGCAACACTTGTAGGCGCAGAAGATACCAGCGGCACTGACTACTACCTCGCTGCTAGTAAGTTACATTTGGGGGCTATTGCTGGTTATAACTGGTTTTGGAACGTAACCACACGATACAGCGAAGCTAATCAACTTGGTTTGCTTGGCTACGGTGGAGAAAATGGTAGTGGTAAAGTGCTATTTGAAGGCAGCACAGCACTATTTTTTAGTCGTGAAGTAGCCGTAGGTGTTGAGTATCGTCAAAAATCAAATAACTTAAACTTAGGCGAACAAGATTGGAAAGACTTATTTGTAGCATGGATGCCTAATAAGCACGTAAGTGTGACAGTGGCTTACCTTGATTTAGGAAGCATTGCAGGAGCTGACGATCAAACAGGTTGGTATTTATCGGTAACAGGGTATTGGTAA